In Brevundimonas sp. SGAir0440, one DNA window encodes the following:
- a CDS encoding amidohydrolase: MIGHHLRGVSLAAITCAVLGLSACATTGQTPDDTAAKPSRDRTLAAGLDPATTLDPYPSTYQPLPRENFAVVGATILTGTDRKIENGVVVVTDGKIAAVGDASTPVPAGYRVVEARGRYVTPGVIDVHSHLGVYPSPGVSGMSDGNEATSPNTAQVWAEHSLWPQDPGFNTARAGGVTTLHILPGSANLFGGRGVTIRNVPSITMQGLKFPAAPYTVKMACGENPSRVYGGRNQSPATGMGNMAGYRAAFIAARDYKAKWDKWREDGEGAAPTRNLQNETLMGVLDGSILIQNHCYRADEMALMMDMAKEFGYRITTFHHATEAYKLAPQLAANGICAAMWSGWWGFKMEALDAIEENAALVDAQQGSCAVIHSDDAELTQRLNQEAAAALSAGRRAGLNISEEHAIGWITSNAAKAIGIADQTGSLEPGKRADVVIWSADPFSIYARADQVFIDGALTFDRSNPAYQPTSDFELGQPGYGLTAANVTEGAR, from the coding sequence ATGATCGGACATCATCTGCGGGGCGTCAGCCTCGCGGCCATCACATGCGCCGTGCTGGGCCTGTCGGCCTGCGCCACCACCGGCCAGACGCCTGACGATACGGCCGCGAAACCGTCGAGGGACCGGACCTTGGCCGCCGGTCTGGATCCCGCGACGACGCTGGATCCCTATCCCTCGACCTATCAGCCCCTGCCGCGCGAGAACTTCGCCGTGGTCGGCGCCACCATCCTGACCGGCACGGATCGCAAGATCGAGAACGGCGTGGTCGTGGTCACGGACGGCAAGATCGCCGCCGTCGGCGACGCCTCGACCCCCGTCCCTGCCGGCTATCGCGTCGTCGAGGCGCGCGGCCGCTATGTCACCCCCGGCGTCATCGACGTGCACAGCCACCTGGGCGTCTATCCGTCGCCCGGCGTCAGCGGCATGAGCGACGGCAACGAGGCGACCAGCCCGAACACCGCCCAGGTCTGGGCCGAACATTCGCTGTGGCCCCAGGACCCCGGCTTCAACACCGCCCGCGCCGGCGGCGTGACCACGCTTCACATCCTGCCCGGCTCGGCCAATCTATTCGGCGGACGCGGCGTGACGATCCGCAACGTGCCCTCGATCACCATGCAGGGGCTGAAGTTCCCGGCCGCCCCCTATACGGTCAAGATGGCCTGCGGCGAGAACCCGTCGCGCGTCTATGGCGGCCGCAACCAGAGCCCGGCGACGGGCATGGGCAATATGGCCGGCTATCGCGCCGCCTTCATCGCCGCGCGCGACTACAAGGCCAAATGGGACAAGTGGCGCGAGGACGGCGAAGGCGCCGCCCCGACGCGCAACCTGCAGAACGAGACCCTGATGGGCGTCCTGGACGGCTCGATCCTGATCCAGAACCACTGCTACCGCGCCGACGAGATGGCGCTGATGATGGATATGGCCAAGGAGTTCGGCTATCGCATCACGACCTTCCATCACGCGACCGAGGCCTACAAGCTGGCGCCGCAACTGGCCGCCAACGGCATCTGCGCGGCCATGTGGAGCGGCTGGTGGGGCTTCAAGATGGAGGCCCTGGACGCCATCGAGGAGAACGCCGCCCTGGTAGACGCTCAGCAGGGATCGTGCGCCGTCATCCACTCCGACGACGCCGAACTGACCCAGCGGTTGAACCAGGAAGCGGCCGCCGCCCTGTCGGCCGGTCGCCGCGCCGGGCTGAACATTTCCGAAGAACACGCCATTGGCTGGATCACCTCCAACGCCGCCAAGGCCATCGGCATCGCCGACCAGACCGGGTCGCTCGAGCCTGGCAAGCGCGCCGACGTGGTGATCTGGAGCGCCGATCCCTTCTCGATCTACGCCCGCGCGGATCAGGTCTTCATCGACGGCGCCCTGACCTTTGATCGCAGCAACCCCGCCTATCAGCCGACCAGCGACTTCGAACTGGGTCAGCCGGGATACGGCCTGACCGCCGCCAACGTCACGGAAGGAGCCCGCTGA
- the trmB gene encoding tRNA (guanosine(46)-N7)-methyltransferase TrmB: MNADDRPEDENPHLDRPLRSFGRIKARPIKPRQAALMETLLPAIAVPDPKAGPLDPRTMMPEATEVWLEIGFGGGEHMAAQAATRPDALVIGCEPFLNGVASALRHVEEGGLKNVRIHADDARDLVDALPDASVDRVLILFPDPWHKARHNKRRLLQDETAQAFARILKPGGTLRFVTDWLDYAEWALERLNRTPGLERMGPADQDWFVPPADHVVTRYEEKKLGDTTPVFLEFCRLP; this comes from the coding sequence ATGAACGCCGATGACCGTCCCGAGGACGAAAACCCGCATCTCGACCGCCCGCTGCGATCGTTCGGCCGCATTAAGGCCCGCCCCATCAAGCCCCGCCAGGCGGCGCTGATGGAGACCCTGCTGCCCGCGATCGCCGTGCCCGATCCCAAGGCCGGGCCGCTGGATCCCAGGACGATGATGCCCGAGGCGACCGAGGTCTGGTTGGAGATTGGCTTTGGCGGCGGCGAGCATATGGCCGCCCAGGCGGCGACGCGGCCCGACGCCCTGGTGATCGGCTGCGAGCCCTTCCTGAACGGCGTCGCCTCGGCCCTGCGCCATGTCGAAGAGGGCGGGCTGAAGAACGTCCGAATCCACGCTGACGACGCCCGCGACCTGGTCGACGCCCTGCCGGACGCTTCGGTCGACCGGGTGCTGATCCTGTTCCCCGACCCCTGGCACAAGGCGCGCCACAACAAGCGCCGCCTGCTGCAGGACGAGACGGCCCAGGCCTTCGCGCGCATCCTGAAGCCCGGCGGGACCCTGCGCTTCGTCACCGATTGGCTGGACTACGCCGAATGGGCGCTGGAGCGGCTGAACCGCACGCCGGGTCTGGAGCGAATGGGTCCAGCCGACCAGGACTGGTTCGTCCCGCCCGCCGACCACGTCGTGACCCGCTACGAAGAAAAGAAGCTGGGCGACACGACGCCCGTGTTTCTGGAGTTCTGCCGCCTTCCATAA
- a CDS encoding DUF2141 domain-containing protein yields the protein MKTVAAIAPVLALAAALTIAAPAAPAFAADLTVAFPSAAPQGQIMVAVFNSEANYGGEGQPVQVAMLDAAAGQTSVTFDGLPDGDYAVRAFHDLNADGKMNTNPFGMPVEPFAFSNNAVGNMGPASWERAKFAAAGAITQSIDLK from the coding sequence ATGAAGACCGTCGCCGCCATCGCTCCCGTTCTCGCTCTCGCCGCCGCCCTCACCATTGCGGCGCCGGCCGCGCCCGCCTTCGCCGCCGACCTGACCGTCGCCTTCCCGAGCGCCGCGCCCCAGGGCCAGATCATGGTCGCCGTCTTCAACAGCGAGGCCAACTATGGCGGCGAGGGCCAGCCGGTCCAGGTCGCCATGCTGGATGCCGCCGCCGGCCAGACCAGCGTGACCTTCGACGGCCTGCCCGACGGCGACTATGCGGTGCGCGCCTTCCACGACCTGAACGCCGACGGCAAGATGAACACCAATCCCTTCGGCATGCCGGTCGAGCCGTTCGCCTTCTCCAACAACGCTGTCGGCAATATGGGACCGGCTTCGTGGGAGCGCGCCAAGTTCGCCGCCGCCGGCGCGATTACCCAGTCGATCGACCTGAAGTAA
- a CDS encoding carotenoid oxygenase family protein: protein MIPSRRSFLMGAAALSAAVATPEMVRAAAALDAVAATKADWALATQDVEVDIARRTMRLVHGRAPTGLQGALYRNGPAKFRRPGGSATHWFDGDGMMRAFRIQDGQATLEARFADTPKRRTETELGAVVTPGFGTKGDARAHIGSNDDANAANTAVMVAGDQVWALWEAGSPLALSASDLSTRDFITLRDDLKGMPFQAHPRYAPDGSIWNVGSAGGQAVIWRLRPDRSLSDAQVVPLPRASYMHDFTATDRHVILVLQPWVFATHAMPVTAGLAWRPEMGTQVLVLDKDDLSRRRLYELPGFFHFHLGDAWAERDGTIRFDVAASGDPRFAVDGARVLVDGHGVVPGDPAKLALITLRPDGRADMSYSDVVGEFPKADPRRAGLKRNLTVHTSGETRGRPLPTGLAVHDWDSGRSHAFEFGVHQVVEEAVFVAKPGATAERDAWLVGPSVNLNDGRTELHVFDVARIEDGPVATWQADVALPAGFHGVWAG from the coding sequence ATGATCCCTTCCCGCCGTTCCTTCCTGATGGGCGCCGCTGCGCTGTCCGCCGCCGTGGCTACGCCTGAAATGGTCCGCGCCGCCGCCGCCCTGGACGCCGTCGCCGCGACGAAGGCCGACTGGGCCCTGGCGACCCAGGACGTCGAAGTCGACATCGCGCGCCGGACGATGCGCCTGGTCCACGGCCGGGCGCCGACCGGGCTGCAGGGCGCGCTGTATCGCAACGGACCGGCCAAGTTCCGGCGGCCGGGTGGATCGGCGACCCACTGGTTCGACGGCGACGGCATGATGCGCGCCTTCCGCATCCAGGACGGTCAGGCGACGTTGGAGGCGCGGTTCGCCGACACGCCCAAGCGCCGCACAGAAACGGAACTGGGCGCTGTGGTCACGCCGGGTTTCGGCACCAAGGGCGACGCGCGCGCCCACATCGGCTCGAACGACGACGCCAACGCCGCCAACACCGCCGTCATGGTCGCCGGCGATCAGGTCTGGGCGCTGTGGGAGGCGGGATCGCCCCTGGCCCTGTCGGCGTCTGACCTATCGACGCGCGACTTCATCACCCTGCGCGACGACCTGAAAGGCATGCCGTTCCAGGCCCACCCGCGCTACGCTCCCGACGGCTCGATCTGGAACGTGGGGTCGGCGGGCGGTCAGGCCGTCATCTGGCGCCTGCGCCCGGATCGCAGCCTGAGCGACGCCCAGGTCGTGCCCCTGCCGCGCGCCAGCTATATGCACGACTTCACCGCCACCGACCGGCACGTGATCCTGGTGCTCCAGCCTTGGGTGTTTGCGACCCACGCCATGCCGGTGACCGCAGGCCTGGCTTGGCGACCGGAGATGGGGACGCAGGTCCTGGTGCTGGACAAGGACGACCTGTCCAGGCGCCGCCTCTATGAACTGCCGGGCTTCTTCCATTTCCACCTGGGCGACGCCTGGGCCGAACGCGACGGCACGATCCGCTTCGATGTCGCCGCCAGCGGCGATCCGCGCTTCGCGGTCGATGGCGCGCGGGTTCTGGTGGACGGGCATGGGGTCGTTCCGGGCGATCCGGCGAAGCTGGCTCTGATCACCCTGCGGCCGGATGGGCGCGCCGACATGAGCTACAGCGATGTCGTGGGTGAATTCCCCAAGGCCGATCCGCGTCGTGCGGGGCTGAAGCGCAACCTGACCGTCCATACCTCCGGCGAGACTCGCGGCCGGCCCTTGCCAACGGGACTGGCGGTCCACGACTGGGACAGCGGGCGCTCGCACGCCTTCGAGTTCGGCGTGCATCAGGTGGTCGAGGAGGCGGTCTTCGTAGCCAAGCCCGGCGCGACGGCGGAACGCGACGCCTGGCTGGTCGGACCGTCGGTCAATCTGAACGACGGGCGCACCGAGCTTCACGTCTTCGACGTGGCGCGGATCGAGGATGGCCCGGTCGCGACCTGGCAGGCAGACGTGGCCCTGCCGGCCGGCTTCCACGGCGTGTGGGCAGGGTAA
- the rimP gene encoding ribosome maturation factor RimP, translating into MRARTAQDRQLLDLIDPIAESLGLDVVRVRLMTGSKRQRLQIMAERPSDHDISVEQCAKLSRAVSEVFDAADPIPGEYMLEVSSPGIDRPLTRPIDFDLFEGEEARLETDRMIEGRKRFKGVLAGYEDGNVLIDLDGEDDTALIPFDWLSDAKLVLTDALMKRGAAIRAARGEPEDDGLPEGEASDLTTDTTTPSEDNA; encoded by the coding sequence TTGCGCGCAAGAACCGCCCAGGATCGCCAGCTGCTGGACCTCATCGACCCCATCGCGGAGTCGTTGGGCCTGGATGTCGTGCGCGTGCGCCTGATGACCGGCTCCAAGCGCCAGCGCCTCCAGATCATGGCCGAGCGGCCGTCCGACCACGACATTTCGGTCGAACAATGCGCCAAGCTGAGCCGCGCGGTGTCGGAAGTGTTTGACGCCGCCGACCCCATCCCCGGCGAATATATGCTGGAGGTGTCGTCGCCCGGCATCGATCGTCCCCTGACCCGTCCCATCGACTTCGACCTGTTCGAGGGCGAAGAGGCGCGTCTGGAAACGGACCGGATGATCGAGGGCCGCAAGCGGTTCAAGGGCGTGCTGGCCGGCTATGAAGACGGCAACGTCCTGATCGACCTGGACGGCGAAGACGACACCGCCCTGATTCCCTTCGACTGGCTGAGCGACGCGAAGCTGGTCCTGACCGACGCCCTGATGAAACGGGGCGCCGCCATTCGCGCCGCACGCGGCGAACCCGAAGACGACGGCCTTCCCGAAGGGGAAGCGTCCGACCTGACAACCGACACCACGACCCCTTCTGAGGACAACGCCTGA
- the infB gene encoding translation initiation factor IF-2 yields MSDENDKTNQGQGNTGGTPSQTGPRAPLSLKPRVVGSVPTGTVKQSFSHGRSKTVVVETKRRAGAGGPQRPQGFDVARPQQAAQAPRPQGPRPSQPAGGALSAEEQEARRRAIALATQANAAKAAAEAAAKAAADAAAREQAAATERAAQAARDEAAAAKAAAEAARAEAAKLTAAAPAAPAKPAPKPAAPVAAAPTPAPAAPAPAPAPARPAAPARPVVNFGQRVPKPGNPQRAAPERPAFGGRSAREQAMGGGDRAYSDRPQSDRPQGDRPQGARSGPGGQRPQGAKPAEPVRYSALNPRPAPGAARPGGPRTGPGGRAAPNAPPAEANVLRPARAPGAGFGRPAGRDDDREKRFSDAGKAVSRTRGEPKRREGRMTIQSVVGDGDAAERMRSLASVRRAREREKEKRKGGSTDAPNRPREVVIPDVITVQELSNRMAVRGVDIIKFLMKQGLMMKINDVIDSDTAELVAEEFGMAVKRVSESDIETGFLGEADDADASDTRAPVVAIMGHVDHGKTSLLDALRTTDVAGGEAGGITQHIGAYQVRLPDDQKVTFLDTPGHAAFSAMRARGANVTDIVVLVVAADDGVMPQTIEAIQHAKAANAPLIVAVNKMDKPGATSQKVVNELLQYEVIAESLGGDTQIIEVSAKERMNLDGLLEAILIQAEVMDLRANADRSAEGVVIEAKLDKGRGPVGTVLVKRGTLKRGDIVVAGGSWGKVRALLNERNEQLTEAGPSVPVEILGLDEAPSPGDVFAVVDSEARARELTEYRQRVKREKAQVSGGSVSLVDMMAKLGSKKINELPVVIKADVQGSGEAISASLEKMGNDEVRARIVYSGAGGITESDVNLAKSAGAPILGFNVRASKQARDLAEREGVEIRYYSIIYDLLDDMKGVLSGMLAPLQRETFLGNAQVLQVFDISKIGKIAGCRVTEGVVRKGARVRIIRDDVVVLELGVLNTLKRFKDEVNEVPSGQECGMQFQGFQDIKEGDYIECFTVEEIKRTLD; encoded by the coding sequence ATGAGCGACGAAAACGACAAGACCAACCAAGGCCAGGGCAACACGGGCGGCACGCCGTCCCAGACGGGGCCGCGCGCTCCGCTGAGCCTGAAGCCGCGCGTTGTGGGATCGGTGCCGACCGGCACCGTGAAGCAGAGCTTCAGCCATGGCCGATCCAAGACGGTGGTGGTCGAGACCAAGCGCCGCGCCGGCGCCGGCGGACCGCAACGTCCGCAGGGCTTCGATGTCGCGCGTCCTCAACAGGCCGCTCAGGCTCCGCGTCCGCAAGGTCCGCGTCCGTCGCAACCCGCCGGCGGCGCCCTGTCGGCCGAGGAGCAGGAAGCGCGCCGCCGCGCCATCGCCCTGGCCACCCAGGCGAACGCCGCCAAGGCCGCAGCCGAAGCCGCCGCCAAGGCCGCTGCAGACGCCGCCGCCCGCGAGCAGGCCGCCGCCACCGAGCGCGCCGCACAGGCCGCCCGTGACGAAGCCGCCGCCGCCAAGGCCGCCGCAGAAGCCGCACGCGCCGAAGCCGCCAAGCTGACGGCTGCTGCGCCCGCCGCGCCGGCCAAGCCTGCGCCCAAGCCGGCCGCGCCGGTCGCGGCTGCGCCGACCCCCGCGCCCGCCGCGCCGGCTCCGGCGCCCGCTCCCGCCCGTCCGGCCGCTCCGGCCCGTCCGGTGGTCAACTTCGGCCAGCGCGTGCCCAAGCCCGGCAATCCCCAGCGCGCTGCGCCCGAGCGTCCGGCCTTCGGCGGGCGTTCGGCCCGCGAGCAGGCGATGGGCGGCGGCGATCGCGCCTATTCGGACCGTCCGCAGAGCGATCGCCCGCAAGGCGATCGTCCGCAGGGCGCCCGTTCCGGTCCTGGCGGCCAGCGTCCGCAAGGCGCCAAGCCGGCCGAGCCCGTCCGCTATTCGGCCCTGAACCCGCGCCCGGCGCCCGGCGCCGCCCGTCCTGGCGGTCCTCGCACCGGCCCTGGCGGTCGCGCCGCCCCGAACGCCCCGCCGGCCGAGGCCAATGTTCTGCGTCCGGCCCGTGCGCCCGGCGCCGGCTTCGGTCGTCCGGCCGGTCGTGACGACGATCGCGAGAAGCGTTTCTCCGACGCCGGCAAGGCGGTCAGCCGCACGCGCGGCGAGCCCAAGCGCCGTGAAGGCCGCATGACCATCCAGTCCGTGGTCGGCGACGGCGACGCCGCCGAGCGGATGCGCTCGCTGGCGTCGGTCCGCCGTGCCCGCGAACGCGAGAAGGAAAAGCGCAAGGGCGGCTCGACCGATGCGCCCAACCGTCCGCGCGAAGTCGTCATTCCCGACGTCATCACTGTGCAAGAGCTGTCCAACCGGATGGCCGTGCGCGGCGTCGACATCATCAAGTTCCTGATGAAGCAGGGCCTGATGATGAAGATCAACGACGTGATCGATTCCGACACCGCCGAACTGGTGGCCGAAGAGTTCGGCATGGCCGTCAAGCGCGTCTCGGAATCCGACATCGAAACCGGCTTCCTGGGCGAGGCCGACGATGCGGACGCCTCCGACACCCGCGCGCCGGTCGTGGCCATCATGGGCCACGTCGACCACGGCAAGACCTCGCTGCTCGACGCCCTGCGCACGACCGACGTCGCAGGCGGCGAAGCCGGCGGCATCACCCAGCACATCGGCGCCTATCAGGTCCGCCTGCCGGACGACCAGAAGGTCACCTTCCTGGACACCCCGGGCCACGCCGCCTTCTCGGCCATGCGGGCGCGCGGCGCCAATGTGACCGATATCGTGGTCCTGGTCGTCGCCGCCGACGACGGCGTCATGCCGCAAACCATCGAAGCCATCCAACACGCCAAGGCGGCCAACGCGCCCCTGATCGTGGCGGTCAACAAGATGGATAAGCCCGGCGCCACGTCGCAGAAGGTCGTCAATGAGCTGCTGCAGTACGAAGTCATCGCTGAAAGCCTGGGCGGCGACACCCAGATCATCGAGGTCTCGGCCAAGGAGCGGATGAACCTCGACGGCCTGCTGGAAGCCATCCTGATCCAGGCCGAGGTCATGGACCTGCGCGCCAACGCCGATCGTTCGGCCGAGGGCGTGGTCATCGAGGCCAAGCTGGACAAGGGTCGTGGTCCGGTCGGCACCGTGCTGGTCAAGCGCGGCACGCTGAAGCGCGGCGACATCGTCGTCGCCGGCGGTTCGTGGGGCAAGGTTCGCGCCCTGCTGAACGAACGCAACGAGCAGCTGACCGAAGCCGGTCCGTCGGTGCCGGTCGAGATCCTGGGGCTGGACGAGGCGCCGTCGCCCGGCGATGTCTTCGCCGTGGTGGATTCCGAGGCCCGCGCTCGCGAGCTGACCGAATACCGTCAGCGGGTGAAGCGCGAGAAGGCCCAGGTCTCGGGCGGCTCGGTGTCGCTGGTCGACATGATGGCCAAGCTCGGCTCCAAGAAGATCAACGAACTGCCGGTGGTCATCAAGGCCGACGTGCAGGGCTCGGGCGAAGCCATCTCGGCCTCGCTGGAGAAGATGGGCAACGACGAGGTCCGCGCCCGAATCGTCTATTCCGGCGCCGGCGGCATCACCGAGAGCGACGTCAACCTGGCCAAGTCGGCCGGCGCGCCGATCCTCGGCTTCAACGTCCGCGCCTCGAAACAGGCGCGCGATCTGGCTGAGCGCGAAGGGGTCGAGATCCGCTACTACTCGATCATCTACGACCTGCTGGACGACATGAAGGGCGTGCTTTCGGGCATGTTGGCGCCGCTGCAACGCGAAACCTTCCTGGGCAACGCTCAGGTGCTTCAGGTCTTCGACATCTCCAAGATCGGCAAGATCGCGGGCTGCCGCGTCACCGAAGGCGTGGTTCGCAAGGGCGCGCGCGTCCGCATCATCCGCGACGACGTGGTGGTGCTGGAACTGGGCGTGCTCAACACGCTCAAGCGCTTCAAGGACGAGGTCAACGAGGTGCCTTCCGGCCAGGAGTGCGGCATGCAATTCCAAGGCTTCCAGGACATCAAGGAAGGCGACTACATCGAGTGCTTCACGGTCGAAGAGATCAAGCGCACGCTGGACTAG
- the nusA gene encoding transcription termination factor NusA yields the protein MAVTGISANRLELLQIADAVAREKNIEREIVIEAIEEAIQKGAKSRYGAHHDIRAKIDHKTGELSLTRHVTIVEDDWMPEDELEEFNDSAMVRLKDASKRDPEAVVGKEYVENLPPFEFGRVQTQMARQVVTGKVREAERANQYEEFKDRVGEIVNGTVKRVEYGNTIVDLGRGEGVMRRDQSIPREVFNIGDRIRTYIYDVRPEAKGPQVMLSRAHPGFMAKLFAQEVPEVYDGVIEIRAAARDSGSRAKMAVLSNDSSIDPVGACVGMRGSRVQAVVAELQGEKIDIIQWNPDEPTFIVNALAPAEVSKVVLDEEAGRVEVVVPDEQLSLAIGRRGQNVRLASQLTGWQIDIITESQDSERRQREFAERTGLFQEALDVDEVIAQLLVTEGFATVEDLAYVDAYEVSEIEGFDEETAEELQARAREYLDKKAAELDAKRVELGVEDGVLQVPGVTLPMAVALGEGGVKTVEDLADLATDEIRGGYEVKNGERVKVPGVLESFNLAQEDAELLILQARVAAGWIDASELPQPEPEDYEEEGDYAEGEYDPDQVFGDAPAEDDTAEGEESDAEPSNA from the coding sequence ATGGCCGTCACCGGTATTTCCGCCAACCGCCTCGAACTGCTGCAGATCGCCGACGCCGTCGCTCGCGAGAAGAACATCGAGCGCGAGATCGTTATCGAGGCGATCGAAGAAGCGATCCAGAAGGGCGCCAAGTCGCGCTACGGCGCGCACCACGACATCCGCGCCAAGATCGACCACAAGACCGGCGAACTGTCGCTGACCCGTCACGTCACCATCGTCGAGGACGACTGGATGCCGGAAGACGAGCTGGAAGAGTTCAACGACAGCGCCATGGTGCGCCTGAAGGACGCCTCCAAGCGCGATCCGGAGGCGGTGGTCGGCAAGGAATACGTCGAGAACCTGCCGCCGTTCGAGTTCGGTCGGGTGCAGACCCAGATGGCTCGCCAGGTCGTGACCGGTAAGGTCCGCGAGGCCGAGCGCGCCAACCAGTACGAAGAGTTCAAGGATCGCGTCGGCGAGATCGTCAACGGTACGGTCAAGCGCGTCGAATACGGCAACACCATCGTCGACCTGGGCCGTGGCGAAGGCGTTATGCGCCGCGATCAGTCCATCCCGCGCGAAGTGTTCAATATCGGCGACCGGATCCGCACCTACATCTACGATGTCCGACCCGAGGCCAAGGGGCCGCAGGTCATGCTGTCGCGCGCCCACCCCGGCTTCATGGCCAAGCTGTTCGCTCAGGAGGTGCCGGAAGTTTATGACGGCGTGATCGAGATCCGCGCCGCCGCCCGTGACTCGGGCTCGCGCGCCAAGATGGCCGTCCTGTCGAACGACAGCTCCATCGATCCCGTCGGCGCCTGCGTCGGCATGCGCGGCTCGCGCGTTCAGGCGGTCGTCGCCGAACTGCAGGGCGAGAAGATCGACATCATCCAGTGGAATCCGGACGAGCCGACCTTCATCGTCAACGCCCTGGCCCCGGCCGAAGTCTCCAAGGTCGTGCTGGACGAAGAAGCCGGGCGCGTCGAAGTGGTCGTGCCGGACGAGCAGCTGTCGCTGGCCATCGGCCGTCGCGGCCAGAACGTGCGTCTGGCCAGCCAGCTGACCGGCTGGCAGATCGACATCATCACCGAAAGCCAGGACTCCGAGCGTCGTCAGCGCGAGTTCGCCGAACGCACCGGCCTGTTCCAGGAAGCCCTGGACGTCGACGAAGTCATCGCCCAACTGCTGGTCACCGAAGGCTTCGCCACGGTCGAGGACCTGGCCTATGTCGATGCTTACGAAGTCTCGGAAATCGAAGGCTTCGACGAAGAGACGGCTGAAGAGCTTCAGGCCCGCGCCCGCGAATATCTGGACAAGAAGGCCGCCGAGCTGGACGCCAAGCGCGTCGAACTGGGCGTCGAGGACGGTGTGCTTCAGGTGCCGGGCGTGACCCTGCCCATGGCCGTCGCTCTGGGCGAAGGCGGCGTGAAGACGGTCGAGGATCTGGCCGACCTGGCCACCGACGAAATCCGCGGCGGCTATGAGGTCAAGAACGGCGAGCGGGTGAAGGTCCCCGGCGTTCTGGAAAGCTTCAACCTGGCCCAGGAAGACGCCGAGCTGCTGATCCTGCAGGCGCGCGTCGCCGCCGGCTGGATCGACGCGTCGGAACTGCCGCAGCCCGAGCCGGAAGACTACGAAGAAGAGGGCGATTACGCCGAGGGCGAATACGATCCGGACCAGGTGTTCGGCGACGCGCCTGCCGAAGACGACACGGCCGAGGGCGAAGAGTCCGACGCCGAACCGTCGAACGCGTGA
- a CDS encoding RNA-binding protein, protein MSLRDATIDRERRDLVSHEVMDESRLIRFVAGPDGQVVPDLGRKLPGRGLWVEASRASVEAAVKKNGFTRAAKTKLTAPADLADVVERLLARRCLDQLGLARREGVLISGFEKTAASLRAGKAAWVLEAADGAADGRGKILALARHQTAKICGAFTADDLSLALGLENAIHAVLLAGGRADRWTIEVERLAGFRPLRPPHWDVSSVEDGSAGAPPTGAS, encoded by the coding sequence ATGAGCTTGCGCGACGCAACGATCGATAGGGAACGCCGGGACCTCGTCTCTCACGAGGTCATGGACGAATCTCGCCTGATCCGTTTCGTCGCCGGGCCCGATGGCCAGGTAGTCCCCGACCTGGGCAGGAAACTGCCCGGGCGTGGCCTGTGGGTCGAAGCCAGCCGCGCCTCGGTCGAGGCGGCGGTCAAGAAGAACGGCTTCACCCGCGCGGCCAAGACCAAATTGACCGCCCCGGCCGACCTGGCCGATGTCGTCGAACGGCTGCTGGCAAGGCGCTGTCTCGACCAGCTGGGTCTTGCCCGGCGCGAAGGCGTTCTTATATCCGGCTTTGAAAAAACCGCGGCGAGCCTGCGTGCAGGCAAGGCCGCCTGGGTGCTGGAAGCCGCCGATGGCGCGGCCGACGGGCGCGGAAAGATCCTCGCCCTGGCCCGTCATCAGACCGCCAAGATCTGCGGCGCGTTCACGGCGGACGATTTGAGTTTGGCCCTTGGGCTGGAAAATGCGATACACGCCGTCCTGCTTGCGGGCGGACGCGCCGATCGGTGGACCATCGAGGTCGAACGACTGGCTGGATTTCGGCCGCTCCGCCCCCCTCACTGGGACGTTTCCAGTGTCGAGGACGGATCGGCGGGAGCACCCCCGACAGGGGCGAGCTGA